The Oscillospiraceae bacterium genome contains the following window.
AAGAAACTTATCATTTTCAAGCTTTGTTCCTGCATGAAATACCGTTATATCCTCAGGTAAGCTATCAAGTCCTGTTATCTCATAGCCCGTAGTATATTTTCCGGGATATCCACCGCTTGCCATTACAACGCAAACAGCGGCATTGTCATACCATTCAACGTTTATTTCTCCAAGTCTTTCGTCTGTTATAGCTTTAAATATTTCAAATAAATCTGTTTTTAGACGAGGAAGAACAACCTGGGTTTCAGGGTCGCCAAAACGAGCATTGTATTCAATAACCTTAGGTCCGTCTTTGGTTATCATAAGTCCAAAATAAATTACGCCTTTAAATACTCTGTTTTCTGCGTTTAAAGCATTCATAGTAGGCATAAATATTTCTTCTGTACAGCGTTTTAAAAGCTCATCGTTAAAAATTCTGCTGGGAGAAAATGTTCCCATACCGCCTGTATTAAGGCCTTCATCATTGTCATATGCTCTTTTATGGTCCTGTGCTGATACCATAGGATAAAGTGTTTTTCCATCGGTAAAAGCAAGCACAGAAACCTCAGGTCCAAAAAGACATTCCTCAATTACAACAGTATTTCCTGCATCTCCGAATACCTTTTCACCCATTATATCATTGACAGCATCAATCGCTTCTTCTTCTGTCTGAGCAACAATAACACCTTTTCCCAATGCTAATCCCGAAGCTTTAACAACAATAGGAGCTCCTTGTTTTTTAACATATTCAATAGCCGCTTCCTTATCCTCAAAGCACTCATATTTCGCAGTAGGAATATTGTATTTTTTCATAAGCTCTTTTGAAAAAGCTTTGCTTCCTTCAATAATAGCCGCTTCAGCACGGGGACCAAATGCACATATTCCCTCTTTTTCAAGCGCATTTACCATTCCCATAACCAAAGGGTCATCGGGAGCAACTACAACCATATCGACCTTTTCAGCTTTTGCAAGATTAACTATTCCTTCGATATCGGTAGCTTTAATGTTTACACATTTAGCAAGCTTTGAGATGCCTCCGTTTCCGGGAGCGCAAATTATTTCATCAACGCTTTTACTCTGAGAGAGCTTCCACACAATAGTATGTTCACGGCCGCCGCCGCCTACAACCAATATTTTCATATACTATGTCTTCCTTTAATAAAGATTAATGATGGAATAAACGAATTCCTGTAAATGCCATTGCAACATTATGCTTATTGCAAGCTTCTATAACATTGTCATCACGAATTGAACCGCCGGGCTGTGCAATATATTCTACACCGCTCTTGCAAGCTCTTTCAACGTTATCACCAAAGGGGAAGAAAGCATCAGAGCCTAAAGCTACGCCCTTTTGTGTAGTAAGCCAAACTTCACGTTCTGCGGCTGTTAAGGGGGAGGGCTTTACAGCAAATAAGTTCTGCCATACACCGTCTTGAAGCACGTCCATATACTCATCTGAAATATATACGTCTATTGTATTATCTCTTTCAGGTCTTGAAATTCCCTCTTTGAATTCAAGTCCTATAACCTTCGGATGCTGTCTTAAATACCACACATCTGCCTTGTTGCCTGCCAATCTTGTGCAATGGATTCTTGACTGCTGTCCTGCACCGATTCCTATAGCCTGACCGTCTTTTGCGTAGCAAACTGAATTTGACTGTGTATATTTAAGAGTTATAAGCGCAATTATCATATCCATTTTTGCACTGTCAGGAATATTTTTATTATCTGTAACTACATTGCTTAAAAGCTCATTATCAATTTTAAGCTCGTTTCTTCCCTGTTCAAAGGTAATTCCAAAGCACTGTTTTTTCTCAATAGGAGCAGGCTTATAATTTACATCCATTTTAAGAATATTGTAATTGCCCTTTTTCTTACCCATTAAAATCTCTAAAGCTTCGGGCTCATAATCGGGAGCAATAATTCCGTCAGAAACCTCACGTGCTATAATTTTAGCTGTAGGCACGTCACAAGTGTCGGAAAGTGCTATAAAATCACCAAAAGATGACATTCTGTCAGCACCTCTTGCACGTGCATAAGCACACGCTAAAGGAGATAGCTCAACATCATCAACAAAATATATCTTTTTAAGGATATCAGACAAAGGAAGACCTACTGCAGCGCCTGCAGGGCTTACATGCTTGAAGGATGCAGCTGCAGGAAGATTAAAAGCAGCTTTAAGCTCACAAACTAACTGCCAGCTGTTAAAAGCATCAAGCAGATTGATATAGCCGGGTTTTCCGTTTAAAACCTCAAAAGGAAGGTCTCCGTTTTCGTTGTACACTCTTGAAGGCTTCTGATTGGGGTTACAGCCATATTTTAATTCTAATTCTTTCATAATACATTCATACCTTTCAATAGTTATTATTGATTTTTATTTATTATTCTTGTTTCCTGTTTTCCGGTTTTTAAATTTATATAACGGGTAAATAAAGAAACTTTATTATCTTTATTTAAGTTTTCCCAGATATTTTTTGTGAATGTATCAATATCGTCAGAAATTTCAACAGTTTTAGGCTCACCGCAGAAGGAAGGAATAGGCTCACCGTCGCACTTATAAGTATGTATAAAATGACCCTGTCCTGCTATGGGCTTTTCGTATTCGTAGAAATATCTTCTTACAGAGCTTTCATCGCCATCTGCGCTTTTTAATATTGAGAGTTTGTAGAAAAACTCACCCTTACAGTTCATTATTCCAGAAATTCTGGGTGTAAAATTAGGAGCATCGGGCTCAAAGGTTCTTGTTCTTAAAGCATTTTCAAAGCTTTTAGCCTCAGAAATAAATTCATAAATAGTATCTGTCTGGTCACCATTTGTAACAATCTGATAATCTTCAAGAACTCTTACAGGAGAATAAATAATCAAAGACGGGTCAGACAGCTTACTTTCATCAAAAGCTTCTGTTTTTAATCCGCCGTCGCACTCAACAAAAATTCTGTTTCTGCTGTTTACGCTTCTTCCCATAATAAAATAGGCAATAACTCCATGTTCTCCGTCCTTGCTTTTACCCATTACTATTCCTCTGCCCAAATAAGAGTTTTTGCTAATGTCATCATATAAATTTATCATTTCAAAAAATCCTTTCTTAAAGAAAATTTTAACCGTTACAAATCATATCAACAGCTTTAGGTAGAATAATCCATTCAGCCTGTTCCATAACACGTTTTTGCAAAATCTCAGGAGTATCATTCTCAAGTACATCTACCGCCTTTTGAAGAATAATCTCTCCCCCATCTACAACCTCGTTCACATAATGAACAGTTGCTCCCGTAACCTTAACACCGTATTTAAGCGCTGCTTCGTGAACGTGAAGTCCGTAAAAGCCTTTTCCGCAAAAAGACGGAATTAAAGCAGGATGCACATTTATTATTTTAGGAAATTTTTTAATAAGTTGCTCAGTCAATACAGACATAAAGCCTGCAAGCACCACAAGCTCTGCTGAAAGCTCGGTCAGCTTGTCAGCTAATGCGCTGTTAAAATCCTCTATACTGTCATAAGCTTTTCTTGAAACAACAAAACCCGGTATAGAAGCTTTTTTTGCACGCTCAAGCGCATACGCATTTTCATTACTTGCTATTACACCCACAAGCTCACAATTTCTTATTTTACCTGAATTTTTCGCATCAATAATTGCTTGAAGATTTGTTCCTCCGCCTGATACAAGAACAGCAACTTTCATTGCAGTTTCACTCCTAAATAATATCTATTCCTTTTTCGCCTTTTTTAACTTCACCGATAATATAAGCCTTTTGTCCCATAGCATTAAGTATTCTGACTGCTTCATCAGCTTTATCTGCACTTACACAAGCAGCAATACCTATACCCATATTAAAGGTATTATACATATCTCTTTCGGGAATGTTGCCTGTTGATTCAATTAGCTTGAATATAGCAGGTACTTCAAAGCTATTCTTGTTAACAACTGCTCTGAAACCGTCTGTCAGCATTCTCGGAATGTTTTCATAAAAACCGCCGCCTGTAATATGAGAAATAGCGTGTACCTCTGTTTTGTTGATTATTTCAAGCAAAGGCTTAACATAAATTTTTGTAGGTGTTAATAATTCTTCGCCTAATGTTTTTCCTAAATCGTCAATATGCATATTTATATTTTTTTCACTTATTACAAGAGCTTTTCTAACAAGTGAAAAACCGTTTGAATGAACACCGGAGGAAGCAATACCGATAATAGCATCGCCCTCTTTTATTTTTGAACCGTCAATTATATTATCCTTGTCAACGATACCAACAGAAAAACCGGCTAAATCATACTCGTCAATAGGATAAAAACCGGGCATTTCGGCTGTTTCTCCGCCTATAAGAGCACAGCCAGCATCAACACATCCGTCTGCAACGCCTTTAACAATATTTGCTACTTTTTCAGGATAGTTTTTACCTACGGCTATGTAATCAAGGAAAAAAATAGGAGCAGCACCTGAGCAAACTATATCATTTACACACATAGCAACACAGTCTTGACCAACAGTGTCATGTTTATCCATTAAAAAAGCAATTTTAAGCTTTGTTCCAACTCCGTCAGTTCCTGAAACAAGTACAGGTTGCTTCATATTTGTAATATTAGGCATAAATAAACCGCCAAAACCGCCTATTGAAGACATAACTCCTTCTACCTTTGTTTTAGCAATATGTGATTTCATAAGCTCAACAGCTTTATAACCTGCAGTTACGTCAACACCTGCTGCCTTATAGCTTTCTGACATACTGTTATTCATATTTAATCAACCTTTCTGTAATTTATATATCTAAAGATTCTTGAAGCTGTTTATCCTTTGCCATAACTTCATTAACCATATTTTCTTTATATTCATATAATTTTTTAACAAGTGAGGGTTCAGATAAAGATAACATCTGAATTGCAAGCAAAGCCGCATTTTCGGCACCGTCAATTGCTACTGTAG
Protein-coding sequences here:
- a CDS encoding inosine monophosphate cyclohydrolase, producing the protein MINLYDDISKNSYLGRGIVMGKSKDGEHGVIAYFIMGRSVNSRNRIFVECDGGLKTEAFDESKLSDPSLIIYSPVRVLEDYQIVTNGDQTDTIYEFISEAKSFENALRTRTFEPDAPNFTPRISGIMNCKGEFFYKLSILKSADGDESSVRRYFYEYEKPIAGQGHFIHTYKCDGEPIPSFCGEPKTVEISDDIDTFTKNIWENLNKDNKVSLFTRYINLKTGKQETRIINKNQ
- a CDS encoding phosphoribosylaminoimidazolecarboxamide formyltransferase, producing the protein MMKELELKYGCNPNQKPSRVYNENGDLPFEVLNGKPGYINLLDAFNSWQLVCELKAAFNLPAAASFKHVSPAGAAVGLPLSDILKKIYFVDDVELSPLACAYARARGADRMSSFGDFIALSDTCDVPTAKIIAREVSDGIIAPDYEPEALEILMGKKKGNYNILKMDVNYKPAPIEKKQCFGITFEQGRNELKIDNELLSNVVTDNKNIPDSAKMDMIIALITLKYTQSNSVCYAKDGQAIGIGAGQQSRIHCTRLAGNKADVWYLRQHPKVIGLEFKEGISRPERDNTIDVYISDEYMDVLQDGVWQNLFAVKPSPLTAAEREVWLTTQKGVALGSDAFFPFGDNVERACKSGVEYIAQPGGSIRDDNVIEACNKHNVAMAFTGIRLFHH
- the purD gene encoding phosphoribosylamine--glycine ligase yields the protein MKILVVGGGGREHTIVWKLSQSKSVDEIICAPGNGGISKLAKCVNIKATDIEGIVNLAKAEKVDMVVVAPDDPLVMGMVNALEKEGICAFGPRAEAAIIEGSKAFSKELMKKYNIPTAKYECFEDKEAAIEYVKKQGAPIVVKASGLALGKGVIVAQTEEEAIDAVNDIMGEKVFGDAGNTVVIEECLFGPEVSVLAFTDGKTLYPMVSAQDHKRAYDNDEGLNTGGMGTFSPSRIFNDELLKRCTEEIFMPTMNALNAENRVFKGVIYFGLMITKDGPKVIEYNARFGDPETQVVLPRLKTDLFEIFKAITDERLGEINVEWYDNAAVCVVMASGGYPGKYTTGYEITGLDSLPEDITVFHAGTKLENDKFLTSGGRVIGITATGKDLDEAIKKAYDGVKMVSFENAHYRKDIGIKKYNI
- a CDS encoding phosphoribosylformylglycinamidine cyclo-ligase, whose protein sequence is MNNSMSESYKAAGVDVTAGYKAVELMKSHIAKTKVEGVMSSIGGFGGLFMPNITNMKQPVLVSGTDGVGTKLKIAFLMDKHDTVGQDCVAMCVNDIVCSGAAPIFFLDYIAVGKNYPEKVANIVKGVADGCVDAGCALIGGETAEMPGFYPIDEYDLAGFSVGIVDKDNIIDGSKIKEGDAIIGIASSGVHSNGFSLVRKALVISEKNINMHIDDLGKTLGEELLTPTKIYVKPLLEIINKTEVHAISHITGGGFYENIPRMLTDGFRAVVNKNSFEVPAIFKLIESTGNIPERDMYNTFNMGIGIAACVSADKADEAVRILNAMGQKAYIIGEVKKGEKGIDII
- a CDS encoding phosphoribosylglycinamide formyltransferase encodes the protein MKVAVLVSGGGTNLQAIIDAKNSGKIRNCELVGVIASNENAYALERAKKASIPGFVVSRKAYDSIEDFNSALADKLTELSAELVVLAGFMSVLTEQLIKKFPKIINVHPALIPSFCGKGFYGLHVHEAALKYGVKVTGATVHYVNEVVDGGEIILQKAVDVLENDTPEILQKRVMEQAEWIILPKAVDMICNG